AGCTGAACGAGCGGCTGCGGGAAGATCTGGTGCGCAGCGAAGTCGACTCCTCGGACGAAAAGCTGGGCAAGAAGATCCGCCTGGGCGCCACCTCCAAGATCCCCATCCTGCTGGTGGTAGGCGAGAAGGAACAGGTCGACGGGACGGTGACGGTGCGGCGCTACGGAATCCGCCGGCAGAAGACCTTCAAGGTGGCGGAATTCGTCGACATGGTGAAAGACGAGATCGCCCAGCGGCGCCACCTCCGCGAATGGTAGCCGAGCCATGCAGACATCCATTCTCAAGGTCGGTCCCGCCCCCATGGAGGACGAAGCGGTGGGGCGCGCGGCCGAATTGCTGCGCGGCGGCCAAGTGGTGGCCTTTCCCACCGAAACGGTCTACGGACTGGCAGCCGATGCCACTTCGCGTTCGGCGGTGGAGAAGATCTACCGGGCCAAGCAGCGTCCCGCCGACAATCCGCTCATCGTGCACATCGCCGAGGCGGAGCAGCTCGGGGAACTGGTGGAGGAAGGGGCCGAGCGGGCTCTGAGCCGGGCCCGCCGGTTGGCGGACTCTCTCTGGCCCGGTCCTCTGACGCTGGTCGTTCCGGCCGGACCCGAGATCCGGCGCTCCTGCTGCCGGGGACTCGACACCGTGGCCGTGCGCCTGCCCGATCACCCGGTGGCCCGCGCCCTGATCGCCCGCGCCGGACGTCCTCTGGCGGCGCCCAGCGCCAACCTCTCGGGACGCCCCTCCCCCACCACCGCGGCCCACGTGGCTCACGACCTGGGCGGACGCATCCCCCTCATCCTCGACGCCGGACCTTGCCGGGTGGGACTGGAGTCCACCGTGCTGGACATCAGCGGCGAAACGGTGATTCTCTTGCGCCCGGGCGCAGTCAGCGCCCCGCAGATCGCCCGCGTGGTGGGCGAACGCGTGGAAAGCGAGGGCCAGGCCCGGCGTTCTCCGGGGACCCGCCATGGCCACTACCGTCCCCTTTCTCCACTCTACTTGATCCCCAGCGGCCTTGACGACGCCTCGCTCAAGGAGGCTCTGAGCCGGCGCCTGCAAAAGGCCGCCCGAGCCCGTGCGGTCGACAGCGATGAAGAAGAAACGGCTCCCCGCTTCGGATACCTGGGAGAACGTTCTTTGCTGCGTTTTCACGCCCAAGCCCTGACTCTCCCCGATCGGCCCACGCTCGCTGAACGGGCCCGCCATCTCTACGCCGACCTGCGGGCCCTGGACGCGCTCAAGCCCGCCTTCATCCTGGCGGACGAGGCTTCTCCAGGACCTTCGTCCGCCGCCCTCCGCGACCGTCTCTCCCGCGCCGCCAAAGGCTCCATCCTCGAGTGATCAGCGGAAGATTACGCCCTCCCGCCCGAACCAGAGAGTGGAAAAAGCCAGGCTCAGGACGGCGAAGACAAGCAGCGACAGGTAGGTCAGCATCAATTCCAGGGTCGTGATCGACTCGGCAATGATGGCTTTGGTGGCCAAAGACACGTTGAGGATGGGCGCCAGAGCTGTCAGCGAATTCAATTCCACCCCCGGGGCCATGCCGATGGCGGCGGGCAAAATCACCAGGATGATCATGGGAGAGATGATGCTTTGAGCCTCCTTGAAACTCTTGGCGAAGACGCTGAAAGAGAGCATGATCCCGGCAAAGAATACCGTCAGCGGAATCAACAGCGACAGCACCAGCACGATGGAACGGCCCTCCAGAAGGGCCATGACGTCTCCCATCCGCTCTTCCCCCATCCTGATCTGCGAGCTTCCGATATAGAGCCCGACGATCGACATGCAGGCCGCAAAGACTCCCGTCAGGACCACTACCCCGAATTTTCCCAGCAGGATTTCCAGCCGTCCGGCGGGCGAGACCAGCAGGGTTTCCAAAGTGCCCCGCTCTTTTTCTCCGGCGCCCAAGTCGATGGCAGGATACATGGCGCCGGTGAAGCAGAAGAGGATGAACATGTAGGGCAGGAATCCGCCCACCATCTGGGCTAGGCGCTCTTTTTGGCTGGCAACGTTTCGCTCCTCGATATCCACGGCCGTCACGAACTCCTCACTGACCTGCAACTCCTCGAGACGGGCTCGCAGCAGATCGCTGCTGTACTGCCTGATCGGCTCCAGCATGCGATTGCGGCCGATCTTGGTGTCGGTGGCTTTGAAATAGACCGTCACCCTGCCCGAACGCCGGTCGGCCACGGCGCTGTCGAAGTCGGACGCGAACACGTAGGCCCCATCCAGTTCCTCGCCGCGAATAAGCGCTTCCACCTGGTCACGGTCAGCCTCCTCAACCAGCTCGATCCTTTCCTGCTTTGCCAGGTAGGACTCGAACTCGGAAGCGTTCCCCCGGTCGAAGACGGCAACCTTCAGCAGGGCCTCGCGGGCTTGCTGATCGGTCGAAGAGATCACGCGGTCCATCAC
This region of Acidobacteriota bacterium genomic DNA includes:
- a CDS encoding ABC transporter permease is translated as MNLSTVWTIFKKECLDTIRDRRTIIGMVILPLIMFPLIFMVMDRVISSTDQQAREALLKVAVFDRGNASEFESYLAKQERIELVEEADRDQVEALIRGEELDGAYVFASDFDSAVADRRSGRVTVYFKATDTKIGRNRMLEPIRQYSSDLLRARLEELQVSEEFVTAVDIEERNVASQKERLAQMVGGFLPYMFILFCFTGAMYPAIDLGAGEKERGTLETLLVSPAGRLEILLGKFGVVVLTGVFAACMSIVGLYIGSSQIRMGEERMGDVMALLEGRSIVLVLSLLIPLTVFFAGIMLSFSVFAKSFKEAQSIISPMIILVILPAAIGMAPGVELNSLTALAPILNVSLATKAIIAESITTLELMLTYLSLLVFAVLSLAFSTLWFGREGVIFR
- a CDS encoding L-threonylcarbamoyladenylate synthase translates to MQTSILKVGPAPMEDEAVGRAAELLRGGQVVAFPTETVYGLAADATSRSAVEKIYRAKQRPADNPLIVHIAEAEQLGELVEEGAERALSRARRLADSLWPGPLTLVVPAGPEIRRSCCRGLDTVAVRLPDHPVARALIARAGRPLAAPSANLSGRPSPTTAAHVAHDLGGRIPLILDAGPCRVGLESTVLDISGETVILLRPGAVSAPQIARVVGERVESEGQARRSPGTRHGHYRPLSPLYLIPSGLDDASLKEALSRRLQKAARARAVDSDEEETAPRFGYLGERSLLRFHAQALTLPDRPTLAERARHLYADLRALDALKPAFILADEASPGPSSAALRDRLSRAAKGSILE